A region from the Nocardioides exalbidus genome encodes:
- a CDS encoding Rne/Rng family ribonuclease yields MLDDDQPDRTDAANAAPSAPTPDAPAEASPPVVTRRTRKAPAKKAAAAPAVDAPAADAAEPAAEEPAAPAKKAAARKAPARKAAPRKAAAKKAATAADVEAPELEAAIEAAEAAEVAAPAKKAAARKTAKAPAKKTAARKSAAKKTASPEPVVAEGEGPADEAPADDATGHAVLFQAPVVTTTTRRARKRPTPVPVETATDTTGEPTVEASVDGADEAAAPAKKAAAKKSAAKKSSGKKSSGKRGKKADQAVEQPAELTPDDEAADEEATDPTDGESVEPTEAATDSSDDSSDEDTDGSSDDSTDDNADDNADDEGPARRRRRRGGRRRRKSSDSGQDGSQDGDADSSDDAGEAADADSDGDSATSDNGDANGSANGNGNGDGDGTSRRRRRRRRAGDDAASDDDEPNTVTRVRSRRSAEDQITAVSGSTRLEAKKQRRREGREAGRRRAPIVSEAEFLARRESVDRVMVIRQRHDLTQIGVLEDRVLVEHYVARESQTSLIGNVYLGRVQNVLPSMEAAFIDIGKGRNAVLYAGEVNWQSLGHKEGQPRKIESVLSSGQMVLVQVTKDPIGHKGARLTSQVSLAGRFLVYVPDGTTSGISRKLPDTERNRLKTLLKEIVPDTAGVIVRTAAEGASEEELTRDVERLKSRWEEIEKKSSNKGSGPQLLYGEPDLTLKVVRDLFTEDFSKLVIEGDDAWNTVRGYVESVAPDLAERVEKYERNGAGDVFSTYRIDEQIHKGLDRKVWLPSGGSLIIDRTEAMTVVDVNTGKFTGSGGNLEETVTKNNLEAAEEIVRQLRLRDIGGIIVVDFIDMVLESNRDLVVRRLVECLGRDRTRHQVAEVTSLGLVQMTRKRIGTGLLEAFSENCEHCHGRGVVIKDQPVDPNGKGSSSDDAGEGRRSSRRRGRRGASGEGNDNGDSNGGSNGGDKPVEHHHAPSPKDVAAMARHDKAADEATDEATDEVTDEVTDEPTGESTDAPTDEPTGESTDAPTDEPTDEVTQEATPADETPAAPAEVEVVAEVEAPAEEAVAEAPVEAPAEPEKPRVVTRTRRRSASRPAGPPATLSAAAPIGDAGTPPGSGIVEPVAVDVDPGVGTPLASGSEDAAAEAESEAPAIEHVPIKKKGSRKR; encoded by the coding sequence ATGCTCGATGACGACCAGCCCGACCGCACCGACGCCGCGAACGCGGCCCCTTCCGCCCCGACGCCCGATGCCCCGGCGGAGGCGTCGCCCCCCGTGGTGACGCGCCGCACCCGCAAGGCGCCGGCGAAGAAGGCGGCCGCGGCACCCGCCGTCGATGCCCCGGCGGCAGACGCCGCGGAGCCGGCCGCGGAGGAGCCCGCCGCGCCCGCGAAGAAGGCCGCCGCGAGGAAGGCGCCGGCCAGGAAGGCCGCGCCCCGCAAGGCAGCAGCCAAGAAGGCGGCCACGGCCGCCGACGTCGAGGCCCCCGAGCTCGAGGCCGCCATCGAGGCGGCCGAGGCGGCCGAGGTCGCCGCCCCCGCCAAGAAGGCTGCAGCGAGGAAGACCGCCAAGGCCCCGGCGAAGAAGACCGCCGCCAGGAAGTCCGCGGCGAAGAAGACCGCGTCGCCCGAGCCGGTCGTCGCGGAGGGCGAGGGCCCTGCCGACGAGGCTCCGGCCGACGATGCCACCGGCCACGCCGTCCTCTTCCAGGCGCCGGTCGTCACCACGACCACCCGACGCGCCCGCAAGCGGCCCACGCCCGTGCCCGTCGAGACGGCCACCGACACCACCGGCGAGCCGACCGTCGAGGCGTCCGTCGACGGCGCCGACGAGGCCGCCGCTCCGGCGAAGAAGGCCGCCGCCAAGAAGTCCGCCGCGAAGAAGTCGTCCGGCAAGAAGTCGTCCGGCAAGCGCGGCAAGAAGGCCGACCAGGCCGTCGAGCAGCCCGCCGAGCTCACCCCCGACGACGAGGCCGCCGACGAGGAGGCCACCGACCCGACCGACGGCGAGAGCGTCGAGCCCACCGAGGCCGCGACCGACTCCTCCGACGACTCGTCCGACGAGGACACCGACGGCTCCTCCGACGACAGCACCGACGACAACGCCGACGACAACGCCGACGACGAGGGCCCCGCCCGTCGTCGTCGCCGCCGCGGCGGCCGTCGCCGCCGGAAGTCCTCGGACTCGGGGCAGGACGGGTCGCAGGACGGCGACGCCGACTCCTCCGACGACGCAGGCGAGGCCGCCGACGCCGACTCCGACGGCGACTCCGCGACCTCCGACAACGGTGACGCGAACGGCAGCGCGAACGGCAACGGCAACGGTGACGGCGACGGCACCTCGCGCCGCCGCCGCCGGCGTCGCCGCGCCGGCGACGACGCCGCCTCGGACGACGACGAGCCCAACACCGTCACCCGGGTCCGCAGCCGCCGCTCCGCCGAGGACCAGATCACGGCCGTGTCCGGCTCGACCAGGCTCGAGGCGAAGAAGCAGCGTCGCCGCGAGGGCCGCGAGGCCGGCCGTCGCCGCGCCCCGATCGTGAGCGAGGCCGAGTTCCTCGCCCGCCGGGAGTCGGTCGACCGCGTGATGGTGATCCGCCAGCGCCACGACCTCACCCAGATCGGTGTCCTCGAGGACCGCGTCCTCGTCGAGCACTACGTCGCCCGCGAGTCGCAGACCTCGCTGATCGGCAACGTCTACCTCGGACGCGTGCAGAACGTCCTGCCGTCCATGGAGGCCGCCTTCATCGACATCGGCAAGGGCCGCAACGCCGTGCTCTACGCGGGTGAGGTCAACTGGCAGTCGCTCGGCCACAAGGAGGGCCAGCCCCGCAAGATCGAGTCGGTGCTCTCCAGCGGCCAGATGGTCCTGGTGCAGGTCACCAAGGACCCGATCGGCCACAAGGGCGCCCGCCTCACGAGCCAGGTCAGCCTCGCCGGCCGCTTCCTCGTCTACGTCCCGGACGGCACCACCTCCGGGATCTCACGCAAGCTCCCCGACACCGAGCGCAACCGCCTCAAGACCCTCCTGAAGGAGATCGTCCCGGACACCGCCGGCGTCATCGTGCGCACCGCGGCCGAGGGCGCGAGCGAGGAGGAGCTCACCCGCGACGTCGAGAGGCTCAAGTCGCGCTGGGAGGAGATCGAGAAGAAGTCCTCCAACAAGGGCTCCGGCCCGCAGCTGCTCTACGGCGAGCCCGACCTCACGCTCAAGGTGGTGCGAGACCTCTTCACCGAGGACTTCTCCAAGCTCGTCATCGAGGGAGACGACGCCTGGAACACCGTCCGCGGCTACGTCGAGTCGGTGGCGCCCGACCTCGCCGAGCGCGTCGAGAAGTACGAGCGCAACGGCGCCGGCGACGTGTTCTCGACCTACCGGATCGACGAGCAGATCCACAAGGGCCTCGACCGCAAGGTCTGGCTACCCTCGGGCGGCTCGCTGATCATCGACCGCACCGAGGCGATGACGGTCGTCGACGTCAACACGGGCAAGTTCACCGGCTCCGGGGGCAACCTCGAGGAGACCGTCACCAAGAACAACCTCGAGGCCGCCGAGGAGATCGTGCGCCAGCTCCGGCTGCGCGACATCGGCGGCATCATCGTCGTCGACTTCATCGACATGGTCCTGGAGTCCAACCGCGACCTCGTCGTGCGCCGCCTCGTCGAGTGCCTCGGCCGCGACCGCACCCGCCACCAGGTCGCCGAGGTCACCTCGCTCGGCCTGGTGCAGATGACGCGCAAGCGGATCGGCACCGGCCTGCTCGAGGCGTTCAGCGAGAACTGCGAGCACTGCCACGGGCGCGGCGTGGTCATCAAGGACCAGCCGGTCGACCCGAACGGCAAGGGCTCGTCGTCCGACGACGCCGGCGAGGGCCGTCGCAGCAGCCGTCGACGGGGCCGCCGCGGCGCCTCCGGCGAAGGGAACGACAACGGCGACTCGAACGGCGGCTCGAACGGCGGCGACAAGCCGGTCGAGCACCACCACGCCCCGTCCCCGAAGGACGTCGCCGCGATGGCCCGCCACGACAAGGCGGCCGACGAGGCGACGGACGAGGCAACGGACGAGGTCACGGACGAGGTCACGGACGAGCCCACGGGCGAGTCGACGGACGCGCCCACGGACGAGCCCACGGGCGAGTCGACGGACGCGCCCACGGACGAGCCCACGGACGAGGTCACCCAGGAGGCGACCCCGGCCGACGAGACCCCTGCGGCCCCGGCCGAGGTCGAGGTTGTCGCGGAGGTCGAGGCTCCCGCGGAGGAGGCAGTCGCCGAGGCACCCGTCGAGGCGCCTGCCGAGCCCGAGAAGCCGCGGGTCGTGACGCGTACGCGCCGCCGCTCCGCCAGCCGGCCGGCAGGCCCGCCGGCCACCCTGTCCGCAGCGGCGCCGATCGGTGACGCCGGCACGCCGCCGGGATCGGGCATCGTGGAGCCGGTCGCGGTCGACGTCGACCCGGGTGTCGGCACCCCGCTCGCGAGCGGTTCCGAGGACGCGGCCGCCGAGGCGGAGTCCGAGGCGCCGGCGATCGAGCACGTCCCGATCAAGAAGAAGGGCTCACGCAAGCGCTGA
- a CDS encoding TIGR03936 family radical SAM-associated protein translates to MPQQQPEQQAPPVQRLRVRYAKRGRLRFTSHRDFSRAFERAVFRARVPMAYSSGFNPHPRISYAGAAPTGSASEAEYLELALAEVVVPADVHAMLDEALPPGLDVLEVVESPGGSLADLLEVSRWQIDLAGGRDATLAAVAAFLAADEALVERMTKKGMREFDARGAVIALEVLPADTAPGRTSLDVVLRHGTPAVRPDDVLRGLEAVAGLAAGESPLMTRLAQGPLLGTCQVGDPLSSPA, encoded by the coding sequence GTGCCCCAGCAGCAGCCCGAGCAGCAAGCCCCGCCCGTCCAGCGCCTCCGCGTCCGCTACGCCAAGCGCGGGCGGCTCCGCTTCACCAGCCACCGCGACTTCAGCCGGGCCTTCGAGCGGGCGGTGTTCCGCGCGCGGGTGCCGATGGCGTACTCCTCGGGCTTCAACCCCCACCCCCGGATCTCCTACGCCGGAGCCGCGCCGACCGGCTCCGCGAGCGAGGCGGAGTACCTCGAGCTCGCGCTCGCCGAGGTCGTCGTGCCCGCCGACGTGCACGCGATGCTCGACGAGGCGCTCCCGCCCGGCCTCGACGTGCTGGAGGTGGTCGAGTCGCCCGGCGGCTCGCTCGCGGACCTGCTCGAGGTCAGCCGCTGGCAGATCGACCTCGCGGGTGGGCGTGACGCCACCCTCGCCGCCGTCGCGGCCTTCCTCGCCGCCGACGAGGCCCTCGTCGAGCGGATGACCAAGAAGGGCATGCGGGAGTTCGACGCCCGCGGCGCCGTGATCGCCCTCGAGGTGCTGCCCGCCGACACCGCGCCCGGTCGTACGTCGCTCGACGTGGTGCTGCGGCACGGCACCCCCGCCGTACGTCCCGACGACGTCCTGCGCGGGCTCGAGGCCGTGGCCGGACTGGCCGCGGGGGAGTCCCCGCTGATGACGCGGCTGGCCCAGGGTCCGCTGCTCGGGACGTGCCAGGTCGGTGACCCGTTGTCGTCTCCCGCGTGA
- a CDS encoding glycosyltransferase family 2 protein: MNDVAFVVPVYNEASVIADVIADIRTVTPHVVCVNDGSRDGSAQVIVKAGGYLVDHPINMGQGAALQTGIEFARALPQIQRFVTFDADGQHLVSDAVRMLELLESGELDIVLGSRFLGETVGASGAKKALLKAAVKFSNVTSGIRLTDAHNGLRAFNRHVAETMEITAPDMTHASEIIELIAANSYRYQEVPVTIHYTDYSTSKGQASVNAINIAVDTLLRRVTRK; encoded by the coding sequence GTGAATGATGTCGCGTTCGTCGTGCCCGTCTACAACGAGGCCTCCGTGATCGCCGACGTCATCGCCGACATCCGCACGGTGACCCCCCACGTCGTGTGCGTCAACGACGGCAGCCGGGACGGCTCGGCGCAGGTCATCGTGAAGGCCGGCGGCTACCTCGTGGACCACCCGATCAACATGGGCCAGGGCGCCGCGCTGCAGACCGGGATCGAGTTCGCCCGCGCGCTCCCCCAGATCCAGCGGTTCGTCACCTTCGACGCCGACGGGCAGCACCTGGTGTCCGACGCCGTGCGCATGCTGGAGCTGCTCGAGTCGGGTGAGCTCGACATCGTGCTGGGCTCGCGCTTCCTCGGTGAGACCGTCGGGGCGTCGGGCGCGAAGAAGGCGCTGCTCAAGGCCGCGGTGAAGTTCAGCAACGTCACCTCGGGCATCCGGCTCACCGACGCCCACAACGGGCTGCGGGCGTTCAACCGGCACGTCGCGGAGACGATGGAGATCACCGCACCCGACATGACGCACGCCAGCGAGATCATCGAGCTGATCGCGGCCAACAGCTACCGCTACCAGGAGGTGCCGGTGACGATCCACTACACCGACTACTCCACGAGCAAGGGCCAGGCCAGCGTCAACGCGATCAACATCGCCGTCGACACGCTCCTGCGAAGGGTGACCCGCAAGTGA
- a CDS encoding DUF2304 domain-containing protein, which yields MIVVQFLLIAAFLFLFFVAIRSRTAHSVSASKKLLFMAFLAVLVIAVLAPNLVTDVANLVGVGRGTDLVLYLLAVAFGFYVVNDYLRGQDSRQQVHRLARRIAVLEALERYRVDHRDETHPETETQARTEPQDD from the coding sequence GTGATCGTCGTCCAGTTCCTCCTCATCGCGGCCTTCCTCTTCCTCTTCTTCGTCGCGATCCGCAGTCGCACGGCACACAGCGTCTCGGCGTCCAAGAAGCTGCTGTTCATGGCGTTCCTCGCCGTCCTGGTCATCGCCGTGCTGGCGCCCAACCTGGTCACCGACGTCGCCAACCTCGTCGGCGTGGGCCGCGGCACCGACCTCGTCCTCTACCTCCTCGCGGTGGCGTTCGGCTTCTACGTCGTCAACGACTACCTGCGCGGCCAGGACAGCCGCCAGCAGGTGCACCGCCTCGCCCGTCGCATCGCGGTGCTCGAGGCGCTGGAGCGCTACCGCGTCGACCACCGCGACGAGACCCACCCCGAGACCGAGACCCAGGCCCGGACCGAGCCGCAGGATGATTGA
- a CDS encoding glycosyltransferase family 2 protein, whose product MIEVFLPFWGDPALLRAAVASVQAQTDPDWTLVVVDDHYPDASVAEFFAGLGDDRITYVRNETNLGITDNYRRCLELASGEWMVFFGCDDLMLPTYVATVKAAIASAPAGVDIVSPGAKVIDGTGADADPLVDRVKQRLFAPRLAGPRVLAGEELAVSVLRGNWTYWPSLAFRVEPVRRQGFIDGFPLVQDLALLVDLALAGSGMLVLPDVVFAYRRHAASASSTTVADGGRFQGERDYFAIAAERCARAGWPRATRAARVHLASRLYAVTQLPGALLARSWGSARTLTRHAVRTR is encoded by the coding sequence ATGATTGAGGTCTTCCTCCCGTTCTGGGGAGATCCCGCGCTCCTGCGCGCCGCGGTGGCGAGCGTGCAGGCGCAGACCGACCCCGACTGGACGCTGGTCGTCGTCGACGATCACTACCCCGACGCGTCGGTGGCCGAGTTCTTCGCCGGGCTCGGCGACGACCGCATCACCTACGTGCGCAACGAGACCAACCTCGGCATCACCGACAACTACCGCCGCTGCCTCGAGCTCGCCTCCGGGGAGTGGATGGTGTTCTTCGGGTGCGACGACCTGATGCTCCCGACGTACGTCGCGACGGTGAAGGCGGCCATCGCCTCCGCGCCGGCGGGCGTCGACATCGTGTCCCCGGGCGCGAAGGTCATCGACGGGACGGGCGCCGACGCCGACCCGCTCGTCGACCGGGTGAAGCAACGCCTCTTCGCCCCGCGCCTGGCCGGCCCGCGGGTCCTGGCCGGCGAGGAGCTCGCGGTCTCGGTGCTCCGTGGCAACTGGACCTACTGGCCCTCGCTCGCCTTCCGGGTCGAGCCGGTGCGCCGGCAGGGGTTCATCGACGGCTTCCCGCTCGTCCAGGACCTCGCCCTGCTCGTCGACCTCGCGCTCGCCGGCTCGGGGATGCTCGTGCTCCCCGACGTGGTCTTCGCCTACCGGCGCCACGCCGCGAGCGCGTCGTCCACCACGGTGGCCGACGGCGGCCGCTTCCAGGGCGAGCGCGACTACTTCGCGATCGCCGCCGAGCGCTGCGCGCGCGCCGGCTGGCCGCGTGCCACCCGGGCTGCGCGCGTCCACCTCGCCTCCCGGCTCTACGCCGTGACCCAGCTGCCCGGGGCCCTGCTCGCCCGGTCGTGGGGCTCGGCGCGCACGCTCACCCGCCACGCGGTCCGCACGCGCTAG
- a CDS encoding glycosyltransferase, whose translation MPESPAGPALRVSVAMATYNGARHVAEQLASILEQLAPHDEVVVVDDASTDDTRDVLASVTDPRVRVVESPVNRGYVRTFEAAIVETTGDVVLLSDQDDVWLPGRRDAMVEALRDHQVVATNLTTLGGPDALQGPFGQADWRLGPRDDRRRWANLLGIIAGLRPYYGCAMGVRRDALEVVLPFPDHLVESHDLWLATYGNLAGTIAHLDQRTVARRLHDDNATPTRPRGPRAVLVSRARLVRVLVDLAGRVRRARRTDRAR comes from the coding sequence ATGCCTGAGTCCCCTGCCGGACCTGCGCTGCGCGTCTCCGTCGCGATGGCGACGTACAACGGAGCGCGGCACGTGGCCGAGCAGCTCGCCTCGATCCTCGAGCAGCTCGCGCCCCACGACGAGGTGGTCGTCGTCGACGACGCCTCCACCGACGACACCCGAGACGTGCTCGCCAGCGTCACCGACCCACGGGTGCGGGTCGTCGAGAGCCCGGTCAACCGTGGCTACGTGCGCACCTTCGAGGCCGCCATCGTCGAGACCACCGGTGACGTCGTCCTGCTCTCGGACCAGGACGACGTGTGGCTGCCCGGACGACGGGACGCGATGGTCGAGGCGCTGCGCGACCACCAGGTCGTCGCCACGAACCTCACCACCCTGGGCGGCCCCGACGCGCTGCAGGGGCCCTTCGGCCAGGCCGACTGGAGGCTTGGCCCGCGCGACGACCGCCGCCGGTGGGCCAACCTGCTCGGGATCATCGCTGGGCTGAGGCCCTACTACGGCTGCGCGATGGGCGTCAGGCGCGATGCGCTCGAGGTCGTGCTGCCGTTCCCCGACCACCTCGTCGAGTCCCACGACCTGTGGCTGGCGACCTACGGCAACCTCGCGGGCACCATCGCCCACCTGGACCAGCGCACGGTGGCGCGGCGCCTCCACGACGACAACGCGACGCCGACGCGTCCGCGCGGACCCCGGGCCGTGCTGGTGTCCCGGGCCCGACTGGTGCGGGTGCTGGTCGACCTGGCCGGCCGCGTCCGGCGTGCCCGGCGGACGGACCGGGCGCGCTAG
- a CDS encoding glycosyl transferase, giving the protein MRRPIPAGETDETAAPVVGAAIAVFRPGPELVTGVEAVGGQVAAVVVVVDEHPVSGATREVVDACRAVGAEVVEHPANRGIGAALNTGSDRLRELRPDLTDVITLDQDSAVPDGYVAALLDAGSTARTARVRVGMVAPDSVGSIVRLPRIPSLRAAPDGVRLGGEPIQSGLLVPVDVLDRLHGFDEALFIDGVDTDFYLRARDLRLQCVVAPGTRLEHRLGQAVTTGDGRELPLLVASTFRYHYQWRNLVTLLRRHAGRHPGWAVLAVVRAVRHLAIVTVAAPGRVARLREAYAGLRAGLRGESGPR; this is encoded by the coding sequence GTGCGCAGGCCCATCCCCGCCGGGGAGACCGACGAAACCGCCGCTCCCGTGGTCGGTGCGGCGATCGCCGTGTTCCGCCCCGGGCCCGAGCTCGTGACCGGTGTCGAGGCCGTGGGGGGCCAGGTGGCCGCCGTCGTCGTGGTGGTCGACGAGCACCCCGTCTCGGGTGCGACGCGCGAGGTCGTCGACGCCTGTCGCGCCGTCGGCGCCGAGGTGGTGGAGCACCCCGCCAACCGGGGCATCGGCGCCGCGCTCAACACCGGCTCCGACCGGCTCCGCGAGCTGCGCCCCGACCTCACCGACGTGATCACCCTCGACCAGGACTCGGCCGTCCCCGACGGCTACGTCGCCGCGCTCCTCGACGCCGGCTCCACGGCGCGCACCGCCCGCGTCCGCGTCGGCATGGTCGCCCCGGACAGCGTCGGCTCGATCGTGCGACTGCCGCGGATCCCGTCGCTCCGGGCCGCACCCGACGGCGTACGGCTCGGCGGCGAGCCGATCCAGTCCGGCCTGCTGGTGCCGGTCGACGTGCTCGATCGCCTGCACGGTTTCGACGAGGCCTTGTTCATCGACGGTGTCGACACCGACTTCTACCTCCGCGCGCGCGACCTCCGGCTGCAGTGCGTCGTCGCACCCGGCACCCGGCTCGAGCACCGTCTCGGTCAGGCCGTCACGACCGGCGACGGCCGGGAGCTGCCGCTGCTCGTCGCGAGCACCTTCCGCTACCACTACCAGTGGCGCAACCTCGTGACCCTCCTGCGCCGCCACGCCGGGCGCCACCCCGGCTGGGCGGTCCTGGCGGTCGTGCGTGCCGTGCGCCACCTGGCCATCGTCACGGTCGCCGCGCCCGGTCGCGTCGCGCGGCTCCGTGAGGCGTACGCCGGTCTCCGCGCCGGCCTGCGCGGAGAGTCGGGGCCCCGATGA
- a CDS encoding acyltransferase family protein: MTTPSLGHAVSTERVVGTEIRRDIQALRAGAVSMVVVYHFWPGLLPGGFVGVDVFFVISGYLITSHLHRHPPTSVRGFLEFWSRRVVRLLPAAAAAILGTLALVLVTLSSAEWLDAAKHAVTSMLYVENWKLISDATDYLRADAAPSPYQHFWSLSVEEQFYLAWPFVIGVAVLATRGRAVLRGRAMLAVVGVVTVVSFGYGLVLTGTNPPVAYFATPARMWELALGGVLALLHATGAGRGSDRSRTALAWLGVAGLAASCALITGTTPFPGWAALLPTLSAVALLHAGDPEGRFTLRPVMHARPVQLVGDVSYAAYLWHWPLVLLVPVAIAPDGLAHDIVKVALLPVIVLVAWISTFHLENPLRRVPPGGSLRRRALVCLVVCTGLVLGSALVVRTVVDRRLDAVQARVDRLTSQVGATPCLGAAALDPGADCDPDAPLVTTPDFARTDIPSTIRVGECLNWPPFADAVVSCGFGDTSDPTRKIALLGNSHAGHLMPPLEAVGEAEGWQVDSFVIGVCQPSVEDVPHPEPVSGVSPEQLTADCERLNQEALDRITSDGYSLVVMSTLDQDPAHMQWRDNIYRSTLATITDADVPVLVVRDTPASMNQEQDTPTCLGLHADDPTACDGTPQEWIRQDPLTVAAQRSDSPLVHRVDLNRHICTDTTCPAVVGGIITYADFNHLSATFSRTLAPYLGAAMLRALASG; this comes from the coding sequence ATGACGACACCGTCACTGGGCCACGCGGTCAGCACCGAGCGCGTCGTCGGCACCGAGATCCGTCGCGACATCCAGGCCCTGCGAGCCGGCGCGGTCTCGATGGTGGTCGTCTACCACTTCTGGCCGGGACTGCTGCCGGGCGGCTTCGTCGGGGTCGACGTCTTCTTCGTGATCTCCGGCTACCTCATCACCAGCCACCTCCACCGCCACCCGCCGACCAGCGTGCGCGGCTTCCTGGAGTTCTGGTCGCGCCGGGTGGTGCGGCTGCTCCCGGCTGCGGCGGCCGCGATCCTCGGCACGCTCGCGCTGGTGCTGGTGACGCTCTCGAGCGCCGAGTGGCTCGACGCGGCGAAGCACGCCGTCACCTCGATGCTCTACGTCGAGAACTGGAAGCTGATCAGCGACGCGACCGACTACCTCCGCGCCGACGCCGCGCCGTCGCCGTACCAGCACTTCTGGTCGCTCTCGGTCGAGGAGCAGTTCTACCTCGCGTGGCCGTTCGTCATCGGGGTCGCGGTGCTCGCCACCCGCGGACGCGCCGTGCTGCGCGGACGGGCGATGCTCGCGGTCGTCGGGGTCGTGACGGTCGTCAGCTTCGGCTACGGGCTGGTCCTGACCGGCACCAACCCGCCGGTCGCCTACTTCGCCACCCCGGCCCGCATGTGGGAGCTCGCCCTCGGCGGTGTTCTCGCGCTGCTGCACGCGACCGGCGCCGGTCGCGGCTCCGACCGCAGCCGCACTGCGCTGGCCTGGCTCGGTGTCGCAGGCCTCGCCGCCAGCTGCGCGCTCATCACCGGCACCACCCCGTTCCCGGGCTGGGCCGCCCTGCTGCCGACCCTCTCCGCGGTTGCGCTGCTCCACGCCGGCGATCCCGAGGGCCGCTTCACCCTGCGCCCCGTGATGCACGCGCGTCCCGTGCAGCTGGTCGGCGACGTCTCCTACGCGGCCTACCTCTGGCACTGGCCCCTGGTCCTGCTCGTGCCGGTGGCCATCGCGCCCGACGGTCTCGCCCACGACATCGTCAAGGTCGCGCTGCTCCCGGTCATCGTGCTCGTCGCCTGGATCAGCACGTTCCACCTGGAGAACCCGCTCCGCCGGGTGCCTCCCGGCGGCTCGCTGCGGCGCCGGGCGCTGGTGTGCCTCGTGGTGTGCACCGGGCTGGTGCTCGGCTCGGCCCTCGTCGTGCGCACGGTCGTCGACCGCCGGCTCGACGCGGTGCAGGCGCGCGTCGACCGGCTCACCAGCCAGGTCGGCGCCACCCCCTGCCTCGGTGCCGCGGCGCTCGACCCCGGTGCCGACTGCGACCCGGACGCACCGCTCGTCACGACGCCCGACTTCGCCCGCACCGACATCCCGAGCACGATCCGCGTCGGCGAGTGCCTCAACTGGCCGCCGTTCGCCGACGCCGTGGTCAGCTGCGGCTTCGGCGACACCTCCGACCCCACCCGCAAGATCGCGCTCCTCGGCAACTCCCACGCCGGCCACCTCATGCCGCCCCTCGAGGCGGTCGGCGAGGCCGAGGGCTGGCAGGTCGACTCGTTCGTCATCGGGGTGTGCCAGCCGTCGGTCGAGGACGTGCCGCACCCCGAGCCGGTGTCGGGGGTCTCACCCGAGCAGCTCACCGCCGACTGCGAGCGCCTCAACCAGGAGGCCCTCGACCGGATCACCTCTGACGGGTACTCGCTCGTGGTGATGTCGACGCTCGACCAGGACCCCGCCCACATGCAGTGGCGCGACAACATCTACCGGAGCACCCTGGCGACGATCACCGACGCGGACGTCCCGGTCCTCGTCGTGCGCGACACGCCCGCCTCGATGAACCAGGAGCAGGACACGCCGACCTGCCTGGGCCTCCACGCCGACGACCCGACGGCCTGCGACGGCACCCCGCAGGAGTGGATCCGGCAGGACCCCCTCACGGTCGCCGCCCAGCGCAGCGACTCCCCGCTCGTGCACCGCGTCGACCTCAACCGGCACATCTGCACCGACACCACGTGCCCGGCCGTGGTCGGCGGGATCATCACCTACGCCGACTTCAACCACCTCTCGGCGACGTTCTCCCGCACCCTCGCGCCCTACCTCGGCGCGGCGATGCTGCGGGCCCTGGCGAGCGGTTGA
- a CDS encoding class I SAM-dependent methyltransferase produces the protein MSQRADGPDPTKGVTEAFAGTDSPYWSETRSHVADLVPASAGRVLDVGCNDGTFGAALLARKTGREVWGIEPHDLDADAAATRLTGVTHGFYPDALGEVPGTFDCVSFNHVLEHMVDPWAALRATRERLAPDGCIVGELPNVRHLPFLVDLTVRGRFDYVDSGLLDRTHLRFFTRSSAHDLFRSSGYEVDAFFPVVAMGNARFPRTSKVVAKVIGDLSYMAFAFRARPTA, from the coding sequence ATGTCCCAGCGAGCCGACGGCCCCGATCCGACCAAGGGAGTGACCGAGGCCTTCGCCGGCACCGACTCGCCGTACTGGTCCGAGACCCGCAGCCACGTCGCCGACCTCGTGCCCGCGTCGGCCGGGCGCGTGCTCGACGTCGGGTGCAACGACGGCACCTTCGGCGCAGCCCTGCTGGCCCGCAAGACCGGTCGCGAGGTGTGGGGGATCGAGCCGCACGACCTCGACGCCGACGCCGCTGCCACCCGCCTGACCGGGGTGACCCACGGGTTCTACCCCGACGCGCTCGGCGAGGTGCCCGGCACGTTCGACTGCGTCAGCTTCAACCACGTGCTCGAGCACATGGTGGACCCGTGGGCCGCGCTGCGGGCGACGCGGGAGCGGCTGGCACCCGACGGCTGCATCGTCGGCGAGCTGCCCAACGTGCGCCACCTCCCGTTCCTCGTCGACCTCACGGTGCGCGGGCGCTTCGACTACGTCGACTCGGGCCTGCTCGACCGCACCCACCTGCGCTTCTTCACCCGCTCGAGCGCCCACGACCTGTTCCGCTCGTCCGGCTACGAGGTCGACGCGTTCTTCCCGGTGGTGGCGATGGGCAACGCGCGCTTCCCGCGCACGTCGAAGGTGGTCGCGAAGGTCATCGGCGACCTGTCCTACATGGCCTTCGCCTTCCGGGCGCGACCGACAGCCTGA